The stretch of DNA TTCCGCCGCTTCTCAGACTCACTCTCCCCCGCCATCGACCAAGCCAGCAGCCATACCAGCGCAATCATTGTTCCGAGACCGATGATCTCGACGACCATACGCCACCTCCGTTGACTGAACCACGAGATTCGTGGGCTCATCAACCGGCACCTATGCGGCTTGACGAGAACCTGTAGGCGCCTGCCTGATGGCCTCGTTCGGCTCTCCGACGCTTCCGTTTGGTGCCTTGTGCGACTTGTTCGAACCGGAGTAGGTGATGTCTATGCAGACGAACAGGGTCGCCACCATTGCCAAGAGACCTATGACGATTCCCCAATATACTTCTGACATAAGCCACGCTCTCGCGCGAACCGCGCGAGTCCTTCTTCCCATGCGCCGTCATACCGCCATGCGATATGCCTCCTCGGCTTTTCCGCACTGCATGTCGATTGGATGATTGCTGGAAATGACATCACGCCCTTCTTTCAACGTAGGGCAACCAGACCGGTGCCGGCCCACGCTCTCGAGGTGTTGCTCACGTCAGCTGGAACGGGTTTCGGCGGTTACAGTCGGCCACATGCCCTACATGTTGGCTGACGGCGATCGGGTGAGGACGGAAGGTGTAGGGAGCCCTCCCTGCGGGCGCAAGCACACCAGAAGAAGGCAACGCCGCTCTATTGCTGGAAAGAATTCGTTTGGGGAGGAGGCCACACCTGCCAGACACGCCCCGTTGGATTTGTGCTCCACGGAAGATCATGGCAACCACCTCCAGAATGAGGCGGGTCGTGAACCAATTTTTATTCTATGCCCCGATGACGCACCGGTCAAGATCGAGCATGACAAGCACTTGTCGAGAAAGAGGGACGAATGATCCGATGGACTTCTTAGATGACGTCGTCAGTCACTGAGGGGAGGGGGCGTGACGGATGCTTGGACGATTTGAATCGGAGGGTGAACTCTTGTTGCTCGGCGTCGGGCGAGAGGCCGAATGATCCTTCGGCACTCAGGTGTTCCTCCGAACGTGATTTGCCTTGGGGAAACAGTTTGAGTCGGAACTGGCCCGCTCGTGCCTGTGTGTCACCGTCCTCAGGTAGACGTCCTTCGAACTCGATGTATTCCTGCAACGCGGCGACGGCGTGGTCGTACAGGCTGCGCAGGAGACGGTCGGGGGCAGTCTGGTCGAATGATTCAACCACGTGTGGGGTGCGTGGTGCGTCGCTGGGCCCTGCATGCCCCTCCGCAGCCGAGAGCAGCGGTGCGGTGCAGAACAGCGCGACAATGAGCCAGTGTGCCATGCCTCAGTCTAGCGGGCTGAAAAAAATGAGTCAAGTTGAACGGGCGCGAGCGGCGTCGCTGGTAAGGTCAATCAAGTACGTTAACAGCGCGACAGCAGTTTCTCATTCCGATTCCACTGCGAAACCGTGCCGCCGTTGTCGGTGAGCTCAAGTTTGTCGTTCGCCAATACTCGTATCGTGAGTGGAGGAGTCTTGCTCTGAGGGATGGTGAGGCGGAGCTGGTTCGGTTCCTTTTCAATCCGACCCGACTGCGATGTGGCTTTGTAGAAGTCCGAGACATTGGCTGCGGTGATCGTCCAGACAAACTCTTCCTGCCGATCGACGAATTTGGCCGACCCTTCCCAGGTCCCGACGAGGGAGGGCTCGACCGGGGGAAGCCGCTTCACGGCGACCTTGTGTGGGGCGGGTGTGAAGGCGCGCCAGAGGAGAGGGTCGAATTTGTTCGGCACCTGATTCTTGGGAAGTTTGTCCCAGGTCACGCTCAGGATTCCGGTCGTTGAGAAGCGCTCATTTCCAGCCAGTCGATAGGTTCCGTGGAGAATCTCTTGATAGGATTCAGCCTGCCAGTGTCCCCGGTCTGCGGTGACGGTGCCCGGCATCAACACGGCCGTCGTCAGAGACCAGGTGCCGCCGTCGCTCAGCGCAAGATGGCCTTTCCCATACATCAATCCGACGGGCGGGCAGCCATACCAGTCACCGGCCCATTGGGACGAAGCGGCAGGGAGGCCCGGTTCTGGTGACGCCGCGGAAGCGGTGTGGAGAGGGCTCCCAAGCCTGGTTGCCGCGACCTTGGCCAGGTTGGTGACGGCTGCCTGCGCCTGTGGTTCCTTCGAGGGCGAGAGCGACAGAGTGACGAGTGCGTCGGCTTTCAGAAACGTCAGCTGAATCCCGCCGATCGGCGAGCGCAGGGTGAAGGCGCCGTCGCCGACTCCGGGGACCGGCTGGTGACCGGCCTTCGAGCGCTGATCGTGGAACAGGCTTTTTTTGTCCCCGTCGGGACCGGGGTTGAGTTCAACGGTCACAGTTTCTTGCGGATTACGTTTGGCCTGATAGAGGCATTGGCGATCATTCTGGCGCAGGCCCGGGGTGACCGGGGTGCCGATGGCCAATTCAACCTCGGCTTCGGTGACGATCAAGCAGGCGTTGAGATTGGATGTGAGGACGTCGGAGGACTGTGAACAACCGAGCATGGCCGTCCAGGCCAGGAACAGACCTAAGTGCGGTCGCATCAACGAAAAGTACGCCATAGCATGGGCAGTCTAGGAGGGTTCAGCGGCAAATTGCAAGGTGCGCCGCCAGTCTCCGGTGATGACGCTGCGGTAGTTGCCGTGGCCGAGTTGCGTCACGCGTCGGGTAGGCGTGATTGCACTCAGGCTGGAATAAACTTCAAGGAGACGCCGTTGATGCAGTAACGGAGGCCGGTGGGTTTAGGCCCGTCATCGAAGACGTGTCCTTGATGGCCGCCGCATCGGGCGCAGTGGACCTCGACCCGGGTCATGAAGAATTTGGTATCGGTTCGCTTCTCCACCACCTTGGCGTCGATCGGTTGCCAGAAGCTGGGCCAGCCGGTTCCGCTGTCGAACTTATGTTCGGAGGAATAGGCGGGTAGGTCACAGCCGGCGCAGTAATAGGTGCCGGCCTGATGATTCTCGTGGAGCGGACTCGTAAACGCCCGCTCGGTATCTTCATGGCGCAGGACCTGATAGGCCGCGGGCGTCAGCAGTTTTTTCCATTCATCGTCGGTCTTGGTCACTTTTATGATGTCTCCGACTTCAATTTTGGGAGGCATAGGGCATCTCCTTGGTTCTCTTGTCTCTGTAGACCCATGTGCGGAAGGGAGTGTTCAGTCAGGTACTCAAGCAATCCTTACATAGGACACGACGGAAGGGCAAGGCTGGTAGATGGGTGTTTGAGGAAGTGAGTGGTGGCGAGGGCCGGGGGATTGAAGAATGGGCCCCGGCTGTTCAGCCGGGGCCCGGGATCTTACGAGGCCGTGGAGGTGGCCAAGGGTTCGCCCCGTTCGGGCGAGGGTGGTGTATCTTGGTTGAAGGCCGCCGGGAGAACCTGCTCGATTCGTTCCACCGGAATGACCGTGAGTTCATCGCGCACTTCCTGCGGGACTTCTTTCAAGTCCTTCTCGTTGGCCTTCGGCAGAATGATTCTCCGGAGGCCGGCGCGATGCGCGGCCAGGACCTTCTCCTTGATTCCGCCGACCGGCAGTACCAACCCGGTCAGGCTGATCTCTCCCGTCATTGCCGTGTCGCTACGCACCGGCTTGCCGACATAGGCCGAAGCCAGCGCGGTCGCCATGGTGATTCCGGCCGAAGGGCCGTCTTTGGGAATGGCGCCCGACGGGACGTGGATATGCACCCCGTTGCGTTTGAAGCGCGAGATGTCCAGCCCCATGCTCTCGGCATGCGACCAGAGGTAGCTGCGCGCCGCGCGTGCCGACTCCTGCATGACATCACCGAGTTGTCCCGTCAGCGTCAGTTCGTGGCTGCCGGGCAGCAGAGTTGTCTCGATATACAACACGTCACCGCCTGTTGGAGTCCACGCGAGACCGGTGGCGACTCCGGCCGGGAGATTCTTTCGCGCCTCTTCCGGCTGGAACCGTTCCTGTCCGAGCCACTCGTCCAAGAGCGATTGTGTGATGTCCACGGGGCTCGTCGGCGCATCAGCCGGCCGATCCGCGAAGGTCACGGCGACCTTTCTCGTAATGCGGCCGAGCATCTGTTCCAGTTGCCGTACTCCCGATTCTCTGGTGTAGCGACCGATGATCTGGTCGAGCACGGCTTCTGGAAGATTCACCTCTTCGGCTCGCAGCCCTGCCTCCTTCAGTCGTCTCGGCCAGAGGTACCGCAGGGCAATTTCCCGTTTCTCCCGCTCGCTATATCCGTTCAGCCGAATGATTTCCATCCGGTCGAGCAGGGGTTGCGACAGCGTCTCCAGCGTATTCGCTGTCGTGATGAAGAATACTTTCGAAAGATCGAACGGCAAATCGAGATAGTGGTCCCGGAACGTGTGGTTCTGCGCAGGATCCAGGATCTCCAGCAAGGCCGATGCAGGATCGCCTCGGAAATCATGTCCGAGTTTATCGACTTCGTCCAGCATGATCACCGGATTGTTCACGCCGGCTCGCCGCACCGCCTGAATGATTCGGCCGGGTAGGGCCCCGACATAGGTGCGGCGGTGGCCGCGCAATTCGCCTTCGTCATGCAACCCGCCGAGGCTGAAGCGTTCGAAGGTCCGTCCCATGGACTTGGCGATGGACTGTCCCAAACTGGTTTTTCCTACCCCGGGAGGGCCGACGAGGCAGAGGATCGGCGCCTTGGCCGACGGATTGAGTTTCAAGACCGCCAGGTGCTCCACGATGCGTTCCTTCACTTCTTTGATGCCGTAGTGGTCCTCGTTCAACACCTTGCGGACGTGCGCGAGATCGAGTCCTTCTTCCGAGGACTTGTTCCACGGCAATTCGAGCACCAGCTCCAGATAACTCCGGATCACTTGATGCTCGGGCGATGCGCTCGGCGTCTTGGCGAGGCGCGCCAATTCACGGTCCGTCTCTTTCCGGACCTGTTCCGGGAGATTGGCTTCTTGAATCTTTGCTCTCAGCGCGCCGACTTCATCTTCTTCCCCGTTTCCTTCGCCCAGCTCCTGCTGAATCGTCTTGAGCTGCTCGCGGAGGAGATATTCCCGCTGGGTCTTGCCGAGTTTCTCCCTGGCTTCGCTGGTGATTTTGTCGCGCAACTGAAGAATCTGGATTTCGCGCGACAGCGCCGCATAAAGCCCGCGGAGCAGATCGGCTCGGGTGGAGGCCGCAAGCAACTGCTGCTCACCGTCCAACGTAAGATTCAACAACGATGCGATGCGATAGGCCAACACCACGGGATCTTCTTCCGTACCCAGGGCTGCCACCGCTTCATGTACGCCGGGAGTCTGGATCAGTTTCGGCAGTTCGGTAATGATGTCCAGAATGGCCCGATGCAGTGCCTCGACTTCTGTGCTCTGCTCGCTTGGCGGAGCCAGCTGTTTTACGCGGGCCTGCAGATACGGATCCATTTGGTCGAGCTTCAGCAGCACGAAGCGCTCCAGCCCTTGAATCAAAATATTGTAGTGCCCCTCAGGCGTGCGGGCGGTCTGTTTGATGACAGCCTTGGTCCCGATGGGATAGAGATCTTCCAGGGTCGGCTGATCGGTTTGCGCATCCCGCTGAGCGACCACGAGGAGCGTTTTATCCTCGGTCTTCAGCGCCGCCTCGACTGCGGCGATCGAGCGGTCCCGGCCGACGGTCAAGGGCATCATGGTACCGGGGAACAACACGGTCCGCTTCAGGGGCAGCACGGGCAAATGCTTGAGTATCGGGATATTCGAATCGTTCATAGTATCCTCCGCTGTGCTCGGATGGTCATCGAGTGAGAGCCGCGTGATGGGTACCGAAGACACGGTCACGCTCGTTCTTACCGGTTAAGATAGCCACAAGACGGAATGAGTCAAGCGCAGGCTTTGAGAGGAGAGCAAATGGCTAATAGCGTATAGCCAAGCGGAGGCGCGGCGACCGGAATGAGAGACTCTCTACGATTTAGTCTCCTAGTTCAGCTATGAGCTATTCGCTATAAGCTCCTGCTCCCCACCATTCTACTACCGGTCGATGAAGAGGCTGCTCTGGTTTTCAATGAACGTTTTCCCATTGAGGCGTTCCGGACGCGCACCGTTGGCGGGTGGAGGAACGGAGGAATAGTCGTCCCTCCCATCCAGATCGAAAAATGCGCCGATGCTGTGCTCCGCCCCATGGCCGAGGCCACGCTTGACGGCATATTGATCCGCGCCGCCTTCTTCGATGAACAGTCCCCATCCACCGAGGTCGCCCATTCCTAAACCCGTCGAAGCCGGCAGATCGTAAAAATCGCTGTCCATGCCGCCGTCAATAGCGAGCGCGACGCTGCCGTCCCAGGCCGCACCGCCGTTATAGAAAGGACCCTTCGAGCCATATCGGTCTTTACCCTCGTAATCGATGGTCAGGCCCACTCCGAAGTGTGCAGCGGTGCCGTGGCCGTAGCGGGCGGCCTGGTGCTCATCGTCACCGGCTAGATCCAGCTTCACCCCGAGGCCGAAAAAGTACCCGTGGCCTTGGGCAAAGTTGGCGCTGCGATACCGGTCTTGACCATCCAGATCGATGAAGAGGCCCCATCCGCCGGCCAGACTATGCGCACGGTGCGACGCCTGTTTACTGAAGACCCGCAGTCCGGATCCGGTTCCAAGTCCGAAACAATCGTATTGAAACGCAGGGTCCTGCGGGGGCGTATTGGGCACGTCGGTTTCATTGTATGCGCTGGGATAACGCCCGCCGCATTCGTAAGAATCATTTCCGGATACGTCGATCAGGGCCCCCACACCCAACGGCGCTCCGAAACCGAGGGCAAACCCGAAACTCGTATATCGATCGTCTCCCGCACGATCGAGCAAGAGACCGAACCCGCCGAACGCCGCACCCTGGGTAAATCGGCTCCCTTCGTAGATGTCCTGTCCTTCTCCATCATACAGGATGCCAAGGCCTGCGAGGCCGACTCCACCGGTGCCGGGAGCCAAATGATAGGTATCGTCGCCACTGTGGTC from Nitrospira sp. encodes:
- the msrB gene encoding peptide-methionine (R)-S-oxide reductase MsrB; this translates as MPPKIEVGDIIKVTKTDDEWKKLLTPAAYQVLRHEDTERAFTSPLHENHQAGTYYCAGCDLPAYSSEHKFDSGTGWPSFWQPIDAKVVEKRTDTKFFMTRVEVHCARCGGHQGHVFDDGPKPTGLRYCINGVSLKFIPA
- the lon gene encoding endopeptidase La, which translates into the protein MNDSNIPILKHLPVLPLKRTVLFPGTMMPLTVGRDRSIAAVEAALKTEDKTLLVVAQRDAQTDQPTLEDLYPIGTKAVIKQTARTPEGHYNILIQGLERFVLLKLDQMDPYLQARVKQLAPPSEQSTEVEALHRAILDIITELPKLIQTPGVHEAVAALGTEEDPVVLAYRIASLLNLTLDGEQQLLAASTRADLLRGLYAALSREIQILQLRDKITSEAREKLGKTQREYLLREQLKTIQQELGEGNGEEDEVGALRAKIQEANLPEQVRKETDRELARLAKTPSASPEHQVIRSYLELVLELPWNKSSEEGLDLAHVRKVLNEDHYGIKEVKERIVEHLAVLKLNPSAKAPILCLVGPPGVGKTSLGQSIAKSMGRTFERFSLGGLHDEGELRGHRRTYVGALPGRIIQAVRRAGVNNPVIMLDEVDKLGHDFRGDPASALLEILDPAQNHTFRDHYLDLPFDLSKVFFITTANTLETLSQPLLDRMEIIRLNGYSEREKREIALRYLWPRRLKEAGLRAEEVNLPEAVLDQIIGRYTRESGVRQLEQMLGRITRKVAVTFADRPADAPTSPVDITQSLLDEWLGQERFQPEEARKNLPAGVATGLAWTPTGGDVLYIETTLLPGSHELTLTGQLGDVMQESARAARSYLWSHAESMGLDISRFKRNGVHIHVPSGAIPKDGPSAGITMATALASAYVGKPVRSDTAMTGEISLTGLVLPVGGIKEKVLAAHRAGLRRIILPKANEKDLKEVPQEVRDELTVIPVERIEQVLPAAFNQDTPPSPERGEPLATSTAS